One window from the genome of Deltaproteobacteria bacterium encodes:
- a CDS encoding iron-containing alcohol dehydrogenase, whose product MAEWEKKIDINNVFLLQPTRPKTFFGVGAIGKIDEILAGFVADGKKKVLVVTDTIAYKASGAWDTVEPALNKHVKWVHYDKVRPNPTYVNCEDAAEAGLKFGADVILAIGGGSSMDTAKTAA is encoded by the coding sequence ATGGCTGAATGGGAAAAAAAGATCGACATCAACAACGTTTTTCTGCTGCAACCAACCCGGCCCAAAACATTTTTCGGCGTCGGCGCCATCGGCAAGATCGATGAAATCCTGGCCGGATTCGTCGCGGACGGAAAAAAGAAGGTTCTCGTCGTCACCGACACCATCGCCTACAAGGCCAGCGGGGCTTGGGACACGGTGGAACCGGCCCTGAACAAGCATGTCAAATGGGTCCATTACGACAAGGTCCGACCCAACCCGACCTACGTCAACTGCGAGGACGCGGCCGAGGCAGGCTTGAAATTCGGCGCCGACGTCATCCTGGCCATCGGCGGCGGCAGCTCCATGGACACGGCCAAGACGGCTGC